From the genome of Pukyongia salina, one region includes:
- a CDS encoding PepSY-like domain-containing protein: MKTTLRIALTILIFGFYSCTDKDTDVPEAVKQSFISKFPDAEEIEWEKEEDNEWEAEFELGDIEYTASFDNKGSWLETERYVKEVDLPHIVLEKLKANYPDHKIEEIALVENETNSYYEIDLTYGDESLEVAISEDGNTLSMNETEDDDNEDDD; this comes from the coding sequence ATGAAAACTACTCTGCGTATCGCATTGACGATTTTGATCTTTGGGTTTTACAGCTGTACTGATAAGGATACCGATGTACCCGAAGCGGTTAAACAGTCATTTATTTCAAAATTTCCGGATGCCGAGGAAATAGAATGGGAGAAAGAAGAGGACAATGAGTGGGAAGCCGAGTTTGAGTTAGGCGATATCGAATATACTGCCTCCTTCGATAATAAAGGCTCCTGGCTGGAAACAGAGCGATATGTAAAAGAGGTAGACCTGCCCCATATTGTCTTAGAAAAACTGAAAGCTAATTATCCAGATCATAAGATCGAGGAAATAGCCTTAGTTGAGAACGAAACCAATAGTTATTACGAGATCGACCTTACATACGGAGATGAATCTTTGGAGGTGGCCATTAGTGAAGATGGAAATACGCTTAGCATGAACGAAACAGAGGATGATGATAATGAGGACGATGATTAA
- a CDS encoding methyltransferase family protein, producing MPLREEFKKQGDFLFRNRSYLPLLFLAVGLMVFITTKDFSKEILKACVFEPYKFACLGVCLIGLAIRVTTVGHTPGLTSGRNTTEGQIADELNTTGIYSLVRHPLYLGNFFMWLGVAMLTENFWFIIAFIFFYYVYYERIMFAEENFLRNEFGERYLQWASKVPAFIPRFRKYTKAKYGFCLKKVLKQEKNGLAAVFLLFWLFSVISDIKVSKHFIITYDFWFYAAIISSMFYLVLKILKKKRLLEQKGR from the coding sequence ATGCCCTTAAGGGAAGAATTTAAGAAGCAGGGGGATTTCCTTTTCAGGAATCGCAGTTATCTGCCACTTTTGTTTTTGGCGGTAGGTCTTATGGTATTTATTACCACCAAGGATTTTTCGAAGGAAATTTTAAAAGCTTGCGTATTCGAGCCCTATAAGTTTGCATGCCTGGGTGTGTGTTTGATCGGACTTGCAATTAGAGTGACCACTGTAGGGCATACGCCTGGTTTAACGTCGGGCCGGAATACCACAGAAGGTCAAATAGCCGATGAATTAAATACCACCGGAATTTATTCTCTGGTGCGACACCCGCTTTACCTGGGTAACTTCTTTATGTGGCTGGGCGTGGCCATGCTAACCGAAAACTTTTGGTTTATAATCGCCTTTATTTTCTTTTACTATGTGTATTATGAACGCATTATGTTTGCTGAAGAGAATTTTCTTCGGAATGAGTTTGGGGAACGCTATCTGCAGTGGGCCAGTAAGGTGCCGGCATTTATACCAAGGTTCAGAAAATATACAAAAGCGAAGTATGGGTTTTGCTTAAAAAAGGTGCTGAAGCAGGAGAAGAACGGCCTGGCGGCTGTCTTTCTGCTATTCTGGCTATTCAGTGTGATTAGTGACATCAAGGTTAGCAAACACTTTATAATCACCTACGACTTCTGGTTTTATGCTGCAATTATCAGTTCTATGTTCTATCTGGTGCTGAAGATTCTGAAAAAAAAGAGGTTATTGGAGCAGAAAGGTAGGTGA
- the meaB gene encoding methylmalonyl Co-A mutase-associated GTPase MeaB, with translation MSKSGKNTGALHEMEGITPPSSLSDKVANKVKERRKKTLSNEELLKGLLSGDKSALSRAITLVESTKTTHRKQAAQLLESCLPHANNSLRIGITGVPGVGKSTFIESFGKLYTGQGHNVAVLAVDPSSRLSRGSILGDKTRMEELVKDKNAFIRPSASGTSLGGVARKTREAIILCEAAGYNIIIIETVGVGQSETVVHSMTDFFLLLKLAGAGDELQGIKRGIMEMADAIVINKADGENVKAAKLAKTEFNRALHLFPEKESGWSPKTLTCSALQNEGIHEIGELIERYVEKTKANGFFQRRRNEQNEFWLLQTIENALKNEFYEDPRIKAELKKQLEALGDNKTTPFEAANYLLGLYKKHQ, from the coding sequence GTGAGCAAGTCTGGTAAAAATACAGGTGCATTGCATGAAATGGAGGGGATCACACCTCCTTCTTCGCTTAGCGATAAGGTAGCGAATAAGGTAAAGGAACGCCGAAAAAAAACACTTTCTAACGAAGAACTTCTCAAAGGCCTCCTATCTGGTGATAAAAGTGCACTTAGCCGGGCCATTACCCTGGTAGAAAGCACCAAAACCACTCATCGAAAACAGGCGGCTCAATTGCTGGAATCCTGCCTTCCACACGCCAACAATTCCTTACGGATTGGGATTACGGGTGTACCGGGTGTAGGTAAAAGCACCTTCATAGAAAGTTTCGGGAAGCTATACACCGGGCAGGGACACAATGTTGCTGTACTCGCTGTAGACCCCAGCAGCCGGCTAAGCAGGGGTAGTATCCTGGGCGATAAAACGCGAATGGAAGAACTTGTGAAGGATAAAAACGCATTTATCCGGCCGTCAGCCAGTGGGACCTCCCTGGGCGGAGTTGCGCGAAAAACGCGTGAAGCTATTATCCTGTGCGAAGCTGCGGGCTATAACATTATCATTATTGAAACAGTAGGTGTTGGTCAAAGCGAGACGGTGGTACATTCAATGACAGACTTCTTCTTATTGTTGAAACTTGCCGGTGCCGGTGATGAACTGCAAGGGATAAAACGCGGCATTATGGAAATGGCCGATGCCATTGTGATCAATAAGGCAGATGGTGAGAACGTTAAAGCCGCCAAACTTGCTAAAACCGAGTTTAACCGTGCTCTACATCTGTTTCCTGAAAAAGAAAGCGGCTGGTCGCCAAAGACACTCACATGTTCCGCTCTGCAGAATGAGGGTATACATGAGATTGGGGAGCTTATTGAGCGCTATGTAGAAAAAACCAAGGCAAACGGATTTTTCCAAAGGCGAAGAAACGAACAAAATGAGTTTTGGCTTTTACAAACCATAGAAAATGCCCTGAAGAACGAGTTCTATGAAGATCCCAGGATTAAAGCTGAGTTAAAGAAGCAACTAGAAGCCCTTGGGGATAATAAAACAACCCCTTTCGAGGCGGCGAACTACCTGTTGGGTTTATATAAAAAGCACCAATAA
- a CDS encoding RNA polymerase sigma factor gives MADSFLIEKCKQNDRKAQLELYRKYCDGMFIVASRYLKDGAAAEDALQEAFIKAFQKLDQFKGDVTFGAWLKRIVINKCLDIIKARKMEVQSLDDGVLHIAEGEGDWDIGEQVTMDEVYHAIDSLPENYRVVVKLFLMEGYDHQEISEILGITESASRTNLHRGKLKLKQTLKHLEYGTGY, from the coding sequence GTGGCAGACTCGTTCCTTATAGAGAAATGCAAACAAAACGATCGGAAAGCTCAATTAGAGTTGTATCGAAAGTATTGCGATGGCATGTTCATCGTCGCGAGCAGATATTTAAAGGACGGAGCTGCTGCCGAAGACGCATTGCAGGAAGCGTTTATTAAAGCGTTTCAAAAACTCGATCAGTTCAAAGGGGACGTCACCTTTGGAGCCTGGTTGAAAAGGATCGTCATCAATAAATGCCTGGATATTATCAAGGCGAGAAAGATGGAGGTTCAATCCCTGGACGACGGGGTATTACATATTGCAGAAGGAGAAGGCGATTGGGATATAGGTGAACAGGTCACAATGGACGAAGTTTATCATGCCATCGACTCGCTACCTGAGAATTACCGGGTAGTGGTAAAACTCTTTCTTATGGAAGGCTACGATCATCAGGAGATCTCGGAGATCCTGGGAATTACAGAGAGTGCCTCCCGAACAAACCTGCATCGCGGCAAATTAAAATTGAAACAAACACTTAAACACTTGGAATATGGGACAGGATATTAG
- a CDS encoding YggN family protein, translating to MRTIQYKVLIAVALLLGSTTLVAQVKETERFNVNEDVVVSVNTSYTNVIFETWNKNEVEVTASVDGDDLTQKEKQEILDNWDYEVLGSSKQVRITSNTGGGWMGMDHLSGFKGLHGLEALKALENMDMLKDMPKFVMPDFDFNFNDNFNFDVETPELDEFPKWPFSGERPNFKDGSEYNHYNVQHGKGTTFDRGEYKKNKQAYVDKLNKKHNSKVTVRQVDDWLVEVDDWSANVEKVMEEWGENFGKQFGEKFGADFEEKMEKWGEEFGEKFGKDMEKWGEEFGEKFGKDMEKWGEDFGKEMEEWAKHFEEQGGNYSQQIMTDPYGNKTIIIQGDKKGEYKKVKAIKTIRIKMPKGSKTEINVRHGEIKMADAYNVRATLNYSPFTANSIDGGNTLINAAYAPVTVNLWNNGNLLVKYIDECRINKVKRIDLESNSSNVDINYVSDVAILSGSFGDIRINAVDDGFNTIRLDLDNTDAFISIPNTSFTFDFNGKRSTLLYPKSMALDSRKQNGLVLISGYNQNSRSNKSFTINAAYSNIKLQ from the coding sequence ATGAGAACTATACAATATAAAGTTTTAATCGCAGTCGCTCTGTTATTAGGCAGTACAACTCTTGTAGCACAAGTGAAAGAGACAGAGCGTTTTAACGTGAATGAAGACGTGGTGGTATCTGTAAATACGTCTTACACAAATGTTATATTCGAAACATGGAATAAAAACGAGGTGGAAGTAACAGCCTCGGTGGACGGAGACGATCTTACCCAGAAGGAAAAACAAGAGATCCTGGATAATTGGGATTATGAAGTGTTGGGAAGTAGTAAACAAGTGAGGATCACCTCTAATACCGGCGGCGGTTGGATGGGAATGGATCATCTTAGTGGTTTTAAAGGACTACACGGCCTGGAGGCTCTTAAAGCGTTGGAGAATATGGATATGCTAAAGGATATGCCAAAGTTTGTCATGCCCGATTTTGATTTCAATTTCAACGATAATTTCAATTTCGATGTAGAAACACCCGAGTTGGATGAATTCCCAAAATGGCCTTTTAGTGGGGAGCGCCCTAATTTCAAAGACGGAAGCGAATATAATCACTACAACGTGCAACATGGTAAAGGCACTACGTTCGACAGAGGCGAATACAAGAAGAACAAGCAGGCCTATGTAGATAAATTGAACAAGAAACACAATTCAAAAGTCACCGTTCGACAGGTAGACGATTGGTTGGTGGAAGTGGACGATTGGTCTGCCAATGTAGAGAAGGTGATGGAAGAGTGGGGAGAGAATTTCGGTAAACAATTTGGAGAGAAGTTTGGGGCCGATTTCGAAGAGAAGATGGAGAAATGGGGCGAGGAATTCGGTGAAAAATTTGGTAAAGACATGGAGAAATGGGGTGAGGAGTTTGGTGAAAAGTTTGGTAAGGACATGGAGAAATGGGGAGAAGACTTCGGTAAAGAAATGGAAGAATGGGCCAAACATTTTGAAGAGCAGGGTGGAAATTATAGTCAACAGATCATGACCGATCCCTATGGAAATAAGACCATAATTATCCAGGGTGATAAGAAGGGAGAATATAAAAAGGTGAAAGCGATCAAGACTATCCGAATTAAAATGCCAAAAGGATCGAAAACCGAGATAAATGTAAGACACGGTGAAATAAAAATGGCCGATGCCTACAATGTAAGAGCGACATTGAACTATTCGCCATTTACAGCTAACAGTATTGATGGGGGGAACACCCTCATCAATGCTGCTTATGCACCTGTAACAGTTAACTTATGGAACAACGGAAATCTGCTTGTAAAATATATAGACGAATGCCGGATCAATAAGGTAAAGCGTATCGACCTGGAATCTAATTCGAGTAATGTGGATATTAATTATGTTTCGGATGTGGCCATTTTAAGCGGGTCTTTTGGCGATATCAGAATAAATGCAGTTGACGATGGATTTAATACAATACGCCTCGACCTTGATAATACAGATGCCTTTATATCCATTCCTAATACATCATTTACGTTCGATTTCAATGGAAAACGATCCACCTTGCTGTATCCAAAATCCATGGCGCTGGATAGCAGGAAGCAAAATGGGCTCGTGCTCATAAGCGGTTACAACCAGAACTCGAGGTCGAATAAATCCTTTACAATAAATGCGGCCTACAGCAATATAAAATTGCAATAA
- a CDS encoding DUF6249 domain-containing protein — protein sequence MGSEVILVPIMFGVLFGIFYLYISARNKERLALIEKGADASIFYSSTRRATPMWKVIIINLAFLLMGIGLGTLIAEGFVQGFGMDEEVAFPGVIFFMAGLGLFTGYYVTKKLNKDA from the coding sequence ATGGGATCAGAAGTAATTTTAGTGCCAATCATGTTCGGAGTTCTCTTCGGAATCTTCTATTTATACATTTCCGCTAGAAATAAGGAACGCCTGGCACTCATCGAAAAAGGTGCGGATGCGTCTATTTTTTATAGTAGTACTCGCAGAGCGACGCCTATGTGGAAAGTAATTATTATCAATCTGGCTTTTCTGCTTATGGGTATTGGTCTGGGGACCTTGATTGCCGAAGGATTCGTGCAGGGATTTGGAATGGACGAGGAAGTTGCCTTTCCGGGAGTTATCTTCTTTATGGCTGGTCTTGGTTTATTCACCGGATATTATGTCACTAAAAAACTAAACAAAGACGCTTAA